A genome region from Bradyrhizobium sp. WSM1417 includes the following:
- a CDS encoding ParB-like protein: MTNTREPRVHPVSILSLRPTQMTVGMREVKEKRKRWREHDKKKQADLLGKHMIPVVHGPDERYYVIDHHHLGRALHDEGVKEVLVTIVGDLRMVEREAFWGVMDNKRWVYPYDVKGERRPFRDLPKSVVDLKDDPFRSLAGELRRMGGFAKDTTPFSEFLWADYLRRKLSRKAVDANFDKALEKAMSSAKSRDAIYLPGWCGPADDD; this comes from the coding sequence ATGACCAATACGCGCGAACCGAGAGTGCATCCGGTGTCGATCCTGTCGCTGCGGCCGACACAGATGACGGTCGGGATGCGCGAGGTCAAGGAGAAGCGCAAGCGCTGGCGCGAGCACGACAAGAAAAAGCAGGCCGATTTGCTCGGCAAGCATATGATCCCCGTCGTGCATGGCCCTGACGAGCGCTATTACGTGATCGACCATCATCACCTCGGTCGCGCGCTGCATGACGAGGGCGTCAAGGAGGTGCTGGTCACCATCGTCGGCGACCTCAGGATGGTCGAGCGCGAAGCGTTCTGGGGCGTGATGGACAACAAGCGCTGGGTTTACCCCTACGACGTCAAGGGCGAACGGCGACCGTTCCGCGATTTGCCGAAATCCGTCGTCGATCTCAAGGACGATCCCTTCCGGAGCCTTGCCGGCGAGCTGCGCCGCATGGGCGGCTTCGCCAAGGACACCACGCCGTTCTCCGAATTCCTGTGGGCCGATTATCTGCGCCGAAAGCTGTCGCGCAAGGCTGTGGATGCCAATTTCGACAAGGCGCTCGAGAAGGCGATGTCCTCAGCCAAGAGCAGGGACGCGATCTATCTGCCTGGCTGGTGCGGTCCGGCTGACGATGATTAG
- a CDS encoding peroxidase-related enzyme (This protein belongs to a clade of uncharacterized proteins related to peroxidases such as the alkylhydroperoxidase AhpD.) — MTKPAQRFAAPALDALPDDIRTRLLAVQEKSGFVPNVFLTLAYRPDEFRAFFAYHDALMEKEGGLTKAEREMIVVATSAANQCQYCVIAHGAILRIRAKNPLIADQIATNYRKADITPRQKAMLDFAMKVSADAQRISEDDFTALAPHGFSDDDIWDIAAIAAFFALSNRLANFTGMRPNDEFYLMGRVPKK, encoded by the coding sequence ATGACAAAGCCCGCGCAACGCTTCGCCGCTCCCGCCCTCGATGCGCTCCCTGACGACATCCGCACGCGTCTCCTCGCCGTGCAGGAGAAGAGCGGCTTCGTGCCGAACGTGTTCTTGACCCTCGCCTACCGCCCGGACGAGTTCCGCGCTTTCTTCGCCTATCACGACGCGCTGATGGAGAAGGAGGGCGGCCTCACCAAGGCCGAGCGCGAGATGATCGTGGTCGCGACATCGGCAGCCAATCAGTGCCAGTATTGCGTGATTGCGCATGGCGCGATCCTGCGTATCCGCGCCAAGAACCCGCTGATCGCCGACCAGATCGCCACGAACTACCGCAAGGCCGACATCACGCCGCGGCAAAAGGCGATGCTCGATTTCGCGATGAAGGTCTCGGCCGATGCGCAGCGGATTTCCGAGGATGATTTCACCGCGCTCGCGCCGCACGGCTTCAGCGACGACGACATCTGGGACATCGCCGCAATCGCCGCCTTCTTCGCGCTGTCGAACCGGCTGGCGAATTTCACCGGCATGCGGCCGAATGACGAATTCTATCTGATGGGACGGGTGCCGAAGAAATGA
- a CDS encoding ATP-binding protein, producing MTSFGRVISVRGSLARVGLLAESRMPVSEVRATVGRFVSIRCASSVIVAMITEVSCENLSSNDNLIAIASVDLLGEILNATGKAKFQRGVTNYPTIGDSVDLITSQELRTIYAPTGSDQINVGFLQQDSSVVAYVDIEEMLSKHFAVLGSTGVGKSTGVSLLLNEILKARPNLRIFLLDVHNEYGRCFGERALVLNPRNLKLPFWLFNFEEIVDVLFGGRAGVPEELDVLAEVIPLAKGVYTQYQNADRIGLKRIDPKQIGYTVDTPVPYRLVDLMSLIDERMGKLENRSSRIIYHKLISRIEAVRNDPRYAFMFDNANVGGDTMAEVISHLFRLPANGKPMTVMQLAGFPAEVIDSVVSVLCRMAFDFGLWSDGVSPMLFVCEEAHRYASADRNVGFGPTRKAVSRIAKEGRKYGVYLGLITQRPAELDATIISQCNTLFTMRLANERDQALLRAAVSDAAANLLSFVPSLGTREVLAFGEGVALPTRLRFKEVPPHQLPRGEATISSVPSVTSGHDMHFVGAVLERWRGATSQRDVPNDPVFSAPPAKTLSNVEAPLLQPSMGLDPDRFSLLKKPLR from the coding sequence GTGACATCCTTTGGACGCGTGATTTCGGTTCGCGGATCGCTCGCCCGGGTCGGGCTGCTGGCTGAAAGCCGGATGCCGGTCTCGGAAGTGCGGGCAACCGTCGGCCGCTTCGTCAGTATCCGCTGCGCCAGCTCGGTCATCGTCGCCATGATCACCGAGGTGTCCTGCGAGAACCTCTCGAGCAACGACAATTTGATCGCCATCGCCTCGGTCGACCTTCTCGGCGAAATTCTCAACGCCACCGGCAAGGCCAAATTCCAGCGCGGCGTCACCAACTATCCGACCATCGGCGATTCCGTCGACCTGATCACGAGCCAGGAGCTGCGCACGATCTACGCGCCCACCGGTTCCGACCAGATCAATGTCGGCTTCCTTCAGCAGGACAGCTCCGTCGTCGCCTATGTCGACATCGAGGAAATGCTCTCCAAACACTTTGCGGTGCTGGGATCCACCGGCGTTGGCAAATCGACCGGTGTGTCGCTGCTGCTCAACGAGATCCTCAAGGCACGCCCGAACCTGCGCATCTTCCTACTCGATGTGCACAACGAATATGGCCGCTGCTTCGGCGAACGCGCGCTGGTGCTCAACCCGCGCAATCTGAAACTGCCGTTCTGGCTGTTCAATTTCGAGGAAATCGTCGACGTGCTGTTCGGTGGCCGCGCCGGCGTGCCCGAGGAGCTCGACGTCCTCGCCGAGGTCATTCCGCTCGCCAAGGGCGTCTACACCCAGTACCAGAACGCCGACCGCATTGGCCTGAAGCGCATCGATCCCAAGCAGATCGGCTACACCGTCGATACGCCGGTGCCCTATCGCCTGGTCGATCTGATGTCGTTGATCGACGAGCGCATGGGCAAGCTCGAGAACCGCTCCTCGCGCATCATCTATCACAAGCTGATCTCCCGCATCGAGGCGGTCCGCAACGACCCGCGCTACGCCTTCATGTTCGACAACGCCAATGTCGGCGGTGACACCATGGCCGAGGTGATCAGCCATCTGTTCCGCCTGCCGGCCAACGGCAAGCCGATGACGGTGATGCAGCTCGCCGGCTTCCCGGCCGAAGTCATCGATTCCGTCGTCTCGGTGCTCTGCCGCATGGCCTTCGACTTCGGCCTATGGAGCGACGGCGTTTCGCCGATGCTGTTCGTCTGCGAAGAGGCTCACCGCTACGCCTCCGCCGATCGCAATGTCGGCTTCGGGCCGACCCGCAAGGCGGTGTCGCGCATCGCCAAGGAAGGCCGCAAATACGGCGTCTATCTCGGCCTCATCACCCAGCGTCCGGCCGAGCTCGATGCAACCATCATCTCCCAGTGCAACACGCTGTTCACGATGCGTCTAGCCAACGAGCGCGACCAGGCGCTGCTGCGCGCCGCGGTTTCGGATGCGGCCGCGAATCTGCTTTCGTTCGTGCCCTCGCTCGGCACCCGCGAAGTGCTGGCATTCGGCGAAGGTGTCGCACTGCCGACGCGGCTGCGCTTCAAGGAGGTGCCGCCGCATCAATTGCCGCGCGGCGAAGCCACCATCAGCAGCGTGCCGTCCGTCACCTCCGGTCACGACATGCATTTCGTCGGCGCCGTGCTCGAGCGCTGGCGCGGTGCCACCTCGCAGCGCGACGTGCCGAACGATCCGGTATTCTCGGCGCCGCCCGCGAAGACGCTCTCCAATGTCGAAGCCCCGCTGCTGCAACCGTCGATGGGGCTGGATCCGGACCGCTTCTCGCTGCTGAAGAAGCCGCTGCGGTAG
- a CDS encoding catechol 2,3-dioxygenase → MQPEPILDLAHLGHMELLTPKPDESLKFFVDVMGMTVSGQKGESVYLRGWDDYERYSLKLTASKTSGMEHMALRARSQQALERRVAALKGSGFDIGWIDGDMGQGPTFRCRDPDGHIVELYYETEWYQAPPELKPALKNQAQRFPARGVNVRRLDHLNCLAVDIKANREFFENYLGCRLTEQIVLNDGREAAMWLTVSNKSYDFAYSLDHSGTPGRFHHVTYALDSREEILRAADIFLENGIHIETGPHKHAIQQTFFLYVYEPGGNRVEVANAGARLILAPDWKPIVWTEEERKKGQAWGLKTIESFHTHGTPPVEHKR, encoded by the coding sequence ATGCAACCCGAACCGATCCTCGATCTCGCTCATCTTGGCCACATGGAGCTGTTGACACCGAAGCCGGACGAGAGCCTGAAATTCTTCGTCGACGTCATGGGCATGACCGTCAGCGGACAAAAGGGCGAGTCGGTTTATTTGCGCGGCTGGGACGATTACGAGCGCTATTCGCTCAAACTGACGGCCTCGAAGACGTCAGGCATGGAGCACATGGCGCTGCGCGCGCGCAGCCAACAGGCGCTCGAGCGCCGCGTCGCGGCGCTTAAGGGGTCCGGCTTCGACATCGGCTGGATCGACGGCGACATGGGGCAGGGGCCGACCTTCCGCTGCCGTGATCCCGACGGCCACATCGTCGAGCTCTATTACGAGACCGAATGGTATCAGGCGCCGCCGGAGTTGAAGCCGGCGTTGAAGAACCAGGCGCAGCGCTTTCCCGCGCGCGGCGTCAATGTCCGCCGCCTCGACCACCTCAATTGCCTCGCCGTCGACATCAAGGCCAACCGCGAGTTCTTCGAGAACTATCTCGGCTGCCGGCTCACCGAGCAGATCGTGCTCAACGACGGCCGCGAAGCGGCGATGTGGCTGACGGTGTCCAACAAGAGCTACGACTTTGCCTACTCGCTCGACCATTCCGGCACGCCCGGCCGCTTCCACCACGTCACTTACGCGCTCGACAGCCGCGAAGAGATCTTGCGCGCCGCCGACATCTTCCTGGAGAACGGCATCCACATCGAGACCGGCCCGCACAAGCACGCGATCCAGCAGACCTTCTTCCTCTACGTCTACGAGCCCGGCGGAAATCGCGTCGAAGTCGCCAATGCCGGCGCGCGCCTCATCCTTGCGCCCGACTGGAAGCCGATCGTGTGGACGGAAGAGGAACGCAAGAAGGGGCAGGCCTGGGGCCTGAAGACGATCGAGTCGTTTCACACGCACGGCACGCCGCCGGTGGAGCACAAGAGGTAG
- a CDS encoding molybdopterin cofactor-binding domain-containing protein yields the protein MASPHPNGAELQSGSLVVVRTVHECTSETFVRITADGSVTAYNGHVDLGTGIRTALGQIVAEELDVSFARVVVVLGDTATVPNQGATIASETIQITANPLRKAAAQARHFLIARAAERLELPAADLRIEDGLVRGHDNRSVSYGELIGGETIRLELADDIAVKPVSDYAIVGQSMPRVDLPAKATGELTFVHDIRMPGMLHGRVVRPPYAGVDAGPFVGTSLISVDESSVRGIPGIIAVVRIGDFVGIVAEREENAIRAAEQLAVSWRPTPELTDLADVENALRANPSTPRTLIDKGDVDAAIAGAAKPMRRTYVWPYQMHASIGPSCAVADFQDGNIRVWSGTQNPHVLRADLALLIERPESEIEVIRLEAAGCYGRNCADDVTADALLLSRAVGRPVRVQLTREQEHAWEPKGAAQLIDVNGGLDAKGDVAAYDLATRYPSNAAPTLALLLTGRISPKPDVLQMGDRTAIPPYDYDHMRVVAHDMAPIVRASWFRGVSALPNTFAHESYIDEAATEAGVDPIEYRLRYLRDQRAVDLVHAVAERAGWTPRPVRQEKDGEIVHGRGFAYALYVHSKFPGYGAAWSAWVTDVAVNKATGEVSVTRVVAGQDSGLMINPDGVRHQIHGNVIQSTSRALMEEVSFDRGAVAAREWGAYPIIPFPDVPKIDVLLLPRPDQPPLGVGESASFPSAAAIANAIFDATGVRFREPPFTPERILKGLHRGAPATPQALPAPATPQPSRIWENPFAKRAGIFATIAAVCTAAIGIGTALLPGRAIAPITRPDPSVYSAATIARGQQLAALGNCAECHTMTGGALNAGGRALETPFGTIYATNITPDVETGIGAWSYPAFERAMRDGLHRDGRQLYPAFPYTHFSKTGDADMQALYAYLMAQPSVRATQPANTLAFPFNFRPLLAGWNALFHQAREFKPDPAKSEVWNRGAYLVEGLGHCSACHSPRNALGAEQRGAYLAGGFAEGWEAPPLTSLSHAPVPWSEDELFVYLRTGHSRYHGVAAGPMAPVVRDLNALPDQDIRAMAVYLNSFNDSATNGKAQDTVALKLEASTQVTMASSTGARLYQGACAVCHEVGGLPLFGSRPSLALNSNLHSATSDNLVQIVLHGIAEPVSSDLGYMPAFKKSMSDAQIEELVTFLRKQFAPDRPAWIDVKETIARVRAAAN from the coding sequence ATGGCCTCCCCGCATCCGAACGGAGCTGAGCTGCAATCCGGCTCGCTCGTCGTCGTCCGCACCGTGCACGAGTGCACATCCGAGACCTTCGTCCGCATCACCGCGGACGGTTCAGTCACCGCCTACAATGGTCATGTCGATCTCGGCACCGGCATCCGCACGGCGCTTGGCCAGATCGTTGCTGAAGAGCTCGACGTCTCCTTTGCCCGCGTGGTCGTGGTGCTCGGCGACACCGCAACGGTGCCGAACCAGGGCGCTACGATCGCGAGCGAGACCATCCAGATCACCGCCAATCCCCTGCGCAAGGCCGCCGCGCAGGCGCGACACTTCCTGATCGCACGTGCGGCCGAGCGCCTGGAGCTGCCGGCAGCCGATCTCAGAATCGAAGACGGCCTCGTGCGCGGGCACGACAATCGCAGCGTCAGCTATGGCGAGTTGATCGGCGGAGAGACCATTCGTCTCGAGCTTGCCGACGACATCGCCGTCAAGCCGGTCAGCGATTACGCCATTGTCGGCCAATCGATGCCCCGCGTCGACCTGCCGGCCAAGGCCACGGGTGAGCTGACCTTCGTGCACGACATCCGTATGCCCGGCATGCTGCACGGCCGCGTGGTGCGACCGCCCTATGCCGGCGTCGACGCCGGCCCGTTCGTCGGCACCAGCCTGATTTCGGTCGATGAATCCTCGGTGCGCGGCATTCCCGGCATCATAGCCGTCGTGCGCATCGGCGATTTCGTCGGAATCGTCGCGGAGCGCGAGGAGAACGCGATCCGCGCGGCGGAGCAGCTTGCGGTGAGCTGGCGACCGACGCCTGAACTGACCGATCTCGCCGACGTCGAGAACGCGCTGCGCGCCAATCCATCGACGCCGCGCACGCTGATCGACAAGGGCGACGTCGATGCTGCCATTGCCGGCGCGGCAAAGCCGATGCGGCGCACTTACGTCTGGCCATATCAGATGCATGCCTCGATCGGCCCGTCCTGCGCGGTCGCCGACTTCCAGGACGGCAACATCCGCGTCTGGTCGGGCACGCAAAATCCGCACGTGTTGCGCGCAGACCTGGCGCTGCTGATCGAGCGTCCCGAGAGCGAGATCGAGGTGATCAGGTTGGAGGCCGCCGGCTGTTACGGTCGCAACTGCGCCGACGATGTCACCGCGGACGCGCTGTTGCTCTCGCGCGCTGTCGGCCGGCCCGTGCGCGTGCAGCTGACGCGCGAGCAGGAGCACGCCTGGGAGCCCAAAGGCGCCGCGCAGCTCATCGACGTCAATGGCGGCCTGGACGCGAAGGGCGACGTCGCCGCCTACGATCTCGCCACGCGCTATCCGTCGAATGCCGCCCCGACTTTGGCGCTGTTGCTGACGGGGCGGATATCGCCGAAGCCGGACGTCCTCCAGATGGGCGACCGCACTGCGATCCCGCCTTACGATTACGACCACATGCGCGTCGTCGCCCACGACATGGCGCCGATCGTGCGCGCGTCCTGGTTTCGCGGCGTCTCGGCCCTGCCGAACACCTTTGCGCATGAATCCTATATCGACGAGGCCGCGACCGAGGCCGGCGTCGACCCGATCGAATATCGCCTGCGTTACCTGAGGGATCAGCGCGCCGTCGATCTCGTCCATGCGGTCGCCGAGCGTGCGGGCTGGACGCCGCGGCCGGTGCGACAAGAGAAAGACGGCGAGATCGTGCATGGGCGCGGCTTTGCCTATGCGCTCTACGTCCACAGCAAATTCCCCGGCTATGGCGCGGCGTGGTCGGCCTGGGTCACCGACGTTGCCGTGAACAAGGCGACCGGCGAGGTCAGCGTGACGCGCGTGGTCGCCGGGCAGGATTCCGGATTGATGATCAACCCGGACGGGGTGCGCCACCAGATCCATGGCAATGTCATCCAGTCCACCAGCCGCGCGCTGATGGAGGAGGTCTCGTTCGACCGCGGTGCAGTCGCGGCGCGGGAATGGGGCGCCTATCCGATCATCCCGTTCCCTGACGTGCCCAAGATCGACGTGTTGTTGCTGCCTCGGCCGGACCAGCCGCCGCTCGGCGTCGGCGAATCCGCCTCGTTCCCGAGCGCGGCTGCGATTGCGAACGCGATTTTCGACGCCACCGGCGTGCGCTTTCGCGAGCCGCCGTTCACGCCCGAGCGTATCCTCAAGGGGCTGCACCGCGGCGCGCCGGCCACGCCGCAGGCGTTGCCGGCTCCCGCTACGCCACAGCCATCCCGCATCTGGGAAAATCCCTTCGCCAAACGCGCCGGCATCTTCGCGACGATCGCGGCCGTCTGCACCGCGGCGATCGGCATCGGTACGGCGCTTTTGCCTGGCCGCGCCATCGCGCCGATCACCCGACCCGATCCATCAGTCTATTCCGCAGCGACCATCGCGCGCGGGCAACAACTGGCCGCACTCGGCAATTGCGCGGAGTGCCACACCATGACCGGCGGAGCGCTCAACGCCGGTGGCCGCGCCCTGGAGACGCCGTTCGGCACGATCTACGCGACCAACATCACGCCAGATGTCGAAACCGGAATCGGCGCCTGGTCCTATCCCGCGTTCGAGCGCGCGATGCGCGACGGGCTTCATCGCGACGGACGGCAGCTCTATCCCGCCTTTCCCTACACGCACTTTTCGAAGACTGGCGATGCCGACATGCAGGCGCTTTACGCCTACCTGATGGCGCAGCCGTCGGTGCGCGCGACGCAGCCTGCGAATACGCTCGCCTTCCCGTTCAATTTCCGCCCGCTACTTGCCGGATGGAATGCGCTGTTCCACCAGGCACGCGAGTTCAAGCCCGATCCCGCCAAATCCGAAGTCTGGAATCGCGGCGCTTATCTGGTCGAAGGCCTCGGCCATTGCAGCGCCTGCCATTCGCCGCGCAACGCACTCGGCGCCGAGCAGCGTGGCGCCTATCTCGCCGGCGGCTTTGCCGAGGGCTGGGAGGCGCCGCCGCTGACCTCACTCTCGCACGCGCCGGTCCCATGGAGCGAGGACGAGCTTTTCGTCTATTTGCGCACCGGCCACTCGCGATACCATGGCGTCGCCGCAGGTCCGATGGCGCCTGTTGTCAGGGACCTCAATGCCCTGCCCGACCAGGACATCCGCGCCATGGCCGTCTATCTCAACTCGTTCAATGACAGCGCGACCAACGGGAAAGCACAGGATACGGTCGCCCTGAAGCTCGAAGCTTCAACGCAAGTCACGATGGCGTCCTCCACCGGCGCGCGGCTCTATCAGGGCGCCTGCGCCGTCTGCCACGAGGTCGGCGGCCTGCCGCTGTTCGGCAGCCGGCCCTCGCTGGCACTCAACAGCAATCTGCACAGCGCGACATCGGACAATCTCGTGCAAATCGTCCTGCACGGCATCGCCGAGCCGGTGTCGAGCGATCTCGGCTACATGCCGGCCTTCAAGAAAAGCATGAGCGATGCACAGATCGAGGAACTCGTCACGTTCCTGCGCAAGCAGTTCGCCCCGGACAGGCCCGCATGGATCGACGTGAAGGAGACGATTGCGCGTGTGAGAGCCGCCGCGAACTAA
- a CDS encoding (2Fe-2S)-binding protein, translated as MTQTPIRITVNGRIHEITAARDTPLLYVLRNDLALNGPKYGCGLGECGTCTVLIDGAAARSCVIPIGGCAGRDIVTLEGLGTRAKPDAVQQAFIDEQAAQCGYCLNGMIMTTKALLAINPRPTEQEALAALRYNLCRCGTHIEILRAVMRASGQLAEAGD; from the coding sequence ATGACGCAGACACCGATCCGCATCACCGTGAACGGCAGGATCCACGAGATCACTGCGGCGCGAGACACGCCGCTGCTCTACGTGCTGCGCAACGATCTCGCGCTCAACGGTCCGAAATACGGTTGCGGCCTCGGTGAATGCGGCACCTGCACTGTCCTGATCGATGGTGCGGCGGCGCGCTCCTGCGTCATTCCGATCGGTGGCTGCGCCGGCCGCGACATCGTGACGCTTGAAGGGCTCGGCACCCGCGCCAAGCCGGATGCGGTGCAGCAGGCCTTCATCGACGAACAAGCCGCGCAATGCGGCTATTGCCTCAACGGCATGATCATGACCACCAAGGCGCTGCTTGCGATCAACCCGCGGCCCACCGAACAGGAGGCGCTGGCGGCGCTGCGCTACAATCTCTGTCGCTGCGGCACGCATATCGAAATCCTTCGCGCCGTGATGCGTGCGTCTGGTCAGCTCGCCGAGGCCGGTGATTGA
- a CDS encoding UPF0280 family protein, which yields MTRLPQIALLSDGRRLHLQDGPIDLVVEATGAADAVRAAYEAATRRFTGLLDELCAELPELRTAVEGRTSLRGVVARRMHAAVAPYAADGFITPMAAVAGSVAEEVLGAMLGAASLDRTYVNNGGDIALHLGDGQHFSVGLMDRPDGDGVMRTIRVDADDPVRGIATSGRHGRSFSLGIADAVTVLAGTASQADAAATIVANAVDLPGHPAIIRKPASELQPDSDLGARLVTRNIGGLSQNEISTALESGAECARQLFDRGLIEGAVLQLCGDMLVIGTKDIERQRSRPLVQENAVHA from the coding sequence ATGACAAGGCTCCCGCAAATCGCGTTGCTGTCTGATGGCCGGCGGCTGCATTTGCAGGATGGACCGATTGATTTGGTCGTCGAAGCGACGGGGGCGGCCGACGCAGTGCGTGCGGCCTATGAGGCTGCCACCCGGCGCTTCACGGGGTTACTCGACGAACTCTGCGCGGAACTGCCGGAGCTGCGGACTGCCGTCGAGGGCCGGACCTCGTTGAGAGGCGTTGTGGCGCGTCGCATGCACGCCGCCGTGGCGCCCTATGCCGCTGATGGCTTCATCACGCCGATGGCCGCTGTGGCCGGCAGCGTGGCGGAGGAGGTGTTGGGCGCGATGCTGGGCGCGGCATCGCTCGATCGGACCTATGTCAACAATGGCGGCGACATCGCCCTGCATCTCGGCGACGGCCAGCATTTTTCGGTCGGCCTGATGGACCGGCCCGATGGCGACGGGGTGATGCGGACAATCAGGGTGGACGCCGATGATCCCGTGCGCGGCATCGCGACCAGTGGGCGGCACGGCCGCAGCTTTTCGCTCGGCATTGCCGATGCGGTGACCGTGTTGGCCGGAACGGCGTCGCAAGCCGATGCCGCCGCGACGATCGTTGCGAATGCCGTCGATCTGCCGGGGCACCCCGCCATCATCCGAAAGCCAGCGAGCGAGCTTCAGCCCGACAGCGATCTCGGCGCGCGGCTCGTGACCCGCAACATTGGTGGATTGTCGCAGAACGAGATCTCGACCGCGCTCGAATCTGGCGCGGAATGTGCACGGCAATTATTCGATCGCGGATTGATCGAGGGTGCCGTGTTGCAGCTTTGTGGTGATATGCTTGTCATCGGGACCAAGGATATTGAACGGCAACGATCGCGCCCGCTTGTACAAGAGAACGCGGTTCATGCCTGA
- a CDS encoding amino acid synthesis family protein translates to MSAIIRKIVTVVEETQMEMGRQVSPPTRRAAAIAVIENPFAGKYVEDLSPLIAIGEELGELLSKRAVAALGIEGSKAQSYGKAAAVGENGELEHAAAILHPKMGAPVRKVLSKGAALIPSSKKRSGPGTTLDIPLGHKDAAFVRSHFDGMEVQINDAPRANEIMVAVAVTDSGRPLPRVGGLTAAEIKGEDGLR, encoded by the coding sequence ATGAGCGCGATCATCCGCAAGATCGTCACCGTTGTCGAAGAGACGCAGATGGAGATGGGCCGCCAGGTCTCGCCGCCGACGCGGCGTGCGGCGGCAATCGCCGTGATCGAGAATCCGTTTGCCGGAAAGTATGTCGAGGATCTCTCGCCGCTGATCGCGATTGGCGAGGAGCTCGGCGAGCTGCTCTCGAAGCGCGCGGTGGCGGCGCTGGGCATCGAAGGATCGAAGGCTCAGAGCTATGGCAAGGCCGCGGCGGTCGGCGAGAACGGCGAGCTGGAGCATGCCGCTGCCATCCTTCACCCGAAAATGGGCGCGCCAGTGCGCAAAGTGCTGAGCAAGGGCGCTGCGTTGATCCCGTCGTCGAAGAAGCGCAGTGGACCCGGCACGACGCTGGACATTCCGCTGGGCCACAAGGATGCAGCCTTCGTGCGCAGTCATTTCGACGGCATGGAAGTGCAGATCAACGACGCGCCGCGCGCCAACGAAATCATGGTCGCGGTCGCCGTGACCGACAGCGGCCGTCCTTTGCCGCGCGTCGGCGGGCTGACGGCTGCGGAGATCAAGGGCGAAGACGGACTGCGTTAA
- a CDS encoding ABC transporter substrate-binding protein, with product MRAKNYFAGAAFALLASGMAHSALAQDIKIGEINSYSLLPAFTEPYRKGWQLAVEEINAAGGINGKKLIVVSKDDGGKPADAQTAANELVSSEGVAMLTGTFLSNIGLAVSDFANQKKVFFLAAEPLTDAITWSKGNKYTFRLRPSNYMQAAMLVEAASKLPAKRWATIAPNYEYGQSAVAVFKKLMSEKRPDIQWVDEQWPPQGKIDAGPVVQAVAAANPEAILNVTFGADLVKLVREGNTRGLFKGREVVSFLTGEPEYLDPLKEETPEGWIVTGYPWYSIKTPEHDAFLKAYQAKYNDYPRLGSIVGYQTIKSAAAILAKANSTDPEKLIAAAEGLSMPSPFGEITFRKIDHQSTLGAYVGKTALKDGKGVMVDSSYKKGADYLPSDAEVEKLRPKD from the coding sequence ATGCGAGCAAAGAATTATTTCGCCGGCGCGGCATTTGCGCTGTTGGCGAGCGGCATGGCTCATTCGGCCCTGGCGCAGGATATCAAGATCGGCGAAATCAACAGTTATTCGTTGCTGCCGGCGTTCACCGAGCCCTATCGCAAGGGCTGGCAGCTCGCGGTCGAAGAGATCAATGCGGCCGGCGGCATCAACGGCAAGAAGCTCATCGTCGTCTCCAAGGACGACGGCGGCAAGCCGGCGGATGCGCAGACCGCGGCCAACGAACTGGTGTCGAGCGAGGGCGTGGCGATGCTGACGGGTACGTTCCTGTCGAACATCGGCCTTGCGGTCAGCGACTTCGCCAACCAGAAGAAGGTGTTCTTCCTGGCGGCCGAGCCGCTGACGGACGCCATCACCTGGTCCAAGGGCAACAAGTACACCTTCCGACTGCGTCCTTCGAACTACATGCAGGCGGCGATGCTGGTGGAAGCAGCCAGCAAGCTGCCGGCAAAGCGCTGGGCGACAATCGCGCCGAACTATGAATACGGCCAGTCGGCGGTCGCCGTGTTCAAGAAGCTGATGTCGGAAAAGCGGCCCGACATCCAGTGGGTCGACGAGCAGTGGCCGCCGCAGGGCAAGATCGACGCCGGTCCGGTGGTGCAGGCGGTTGCCGCGGCCAATCCCGAAGCGATCCTCAACGTCACCTTCGGCGCGGATCTCGTCAAGCTCGTGCGTGAAGGCAACACCCGCGGTCTGTTCAAGGGACGCGAGGTCGTCTCGTTCCTGACCGGCGAGCCCGAATATCTCGACCCGCTCAAGGAGGAGACGCCCGAGGGCTGGATCGTCACCGGCTATCCCTGGTACTCGATCAAGACGCCCGAGCACGACGCGTTCCTGAAGGCCTATCAAGCCAAGTACAACGACTATCCGCGGCTCGGCTCGATCGTCGGCTACCAGACCATCAAGTCCGCAGCGGCGATCCTGGCGAAGGCGAACTCCACCGATCCGGAGAAGCTGATTGCTGCCGCGGAGGGCCTGTCGATGCCGTCGCCGTTCGGCGAGATCACCTTCCGCAAGATCGATCACCAGTCCACGCTGGGTGCCTATGTCGGCAAGACCGCGCTGAAGGATGGCAAGGGCGTGATGGTGGACTCGTCTTACAAGAAGGGCGCGGACTATCTGCCAAGTGACGCCGAAGTCGAGAAGCTGCGTCCGAAGGATTGA